Proteins encoded within one genomic window of Prauserella marina:
- the mfd gene encoding transcription-repair coupling factor, producing MGGLLSAVLPDPALRGVVERAGAPLLDADGAPATRQLVIAALASEKGANRPVLAITATGREADELTRALGSLLGPDLVADFPSWETLPHERLSPRADTVGKRLAVLHRLATPGHGGLKVVVATVRSLIQPMAPGLGGLTPVDLKVGEESEFEAVLDRLVELAYTRVDMVEKRGEFAVRGGILDIFAPTDEHPHRIEFWGDEVSEIRAFAVSDQRSLPGEIAEIIATPCRELLLTEDVKARAAKLAEQHAADAHLAEMLTKLSDGIPCEGMEALIPVLCEGELELLTDAMPEGAHVLLADPEKIRSRAADLVRTGQEFLEASWLTAAGADTPVAGTKAPIDLGASAYRGLTEVRTHAGETNRPWWTLSQLTSEDDVYHVSIDAAPGYRGEMERVGTDLRAHTAAGGAAVVVVAGAGTAKRAVEQLSASDVPAVLAADGLTEAPKPGVVTVTCGGISDGFVAPASALVVLSEADITGRGATTTRSSHDLNTKMPSRRRNAVDPLALKSGDYVVHDQHGIGKFVEMVQRTVGGATREYLLLEYAPSKRGHPGDRLFVPTDQLDEVSRYVGGELPTLNKLGGSDWKNTKAKARKAVKEIAAELVQLYAARQAAPGHPFGPDTPWQRELEDAFPFVETPDQLAAIDEVKTDMERGVPMDRVICGDVGYGKTEIAVRAAFKAVQDGMQVVILVPTTLLAQQHLNTFSERMRSFPVTIKGMSRFTDAHEAEQTLAGLADGSVDIVIGTHRLLQTGVRYKDLGLVIVDEEQRFGVEHKEHIKALRTHVDVLTMSATPIPRTLEMSMAGIREMSTILTPPEDRHPILTYVGGYDDKQVGAAIRRELLREGQVFYVHNRVSSIEKAAKRLRELVPEARVVTAHGQMNEHRLEQIIQGFWENEFDVLVCTTIVETGLDISNANTLIVERGDMLGLAQLHQLRGRVGRGRERGYAYFLYPPESPLTETAHDRLATIAQNTELGAGMAVAMKDLEIRGAGNILGAEQSGHIAGVGFDLYVRLVGEAVDVFRKHAGAGPAEEDGPPTEVRVDLPIDAHIPHDYVPGERLRLEAYRKIAAAPDKAGLDAVLDELVDRYGQPPSPVRRLLAVAAFRQACRVAGVTEVTVQGNSIRFAPMPLADSQLVRLKRLYPKAVFKAVTSTVSVPKPTEGPAGGRIGAPPLRDEALLEWCAALLTALTKQPAPAGA from the coding sequence CTGGGCGGGTTGCTGTCCGCCGTCCTTCCCGATCCGGCGCTGCGTGGCGTCGTCGAACGCGCGGGTGCGCCGCTGCTCGACGCTGACGGCGCACCGGCGACCCGCCAGCTCGTCATCGCCGCGCTCGCCTCCGAAAAGGGCGCGAACCGGCCGGTGCTCGCGATCACCGCGACTGGCCGCGAAGCCGACGAGCTGACCAGAGCGCTCGGCAGCCTGCTCGGCCCCGACCTCGTCGCCGACTTCCCCTCGTGGGAGACCCTTCCCCACGAACGGCTCTCGCCCAGAGCCGACACCGTCGGCAAACGGCTCGCCGTGCTGCACCGGCTCGCCACACCGGGACACGGCGGGCTCAAGGTCGTCGTCGCCACCGTCCGCAGCCTTATCCAGCCGATGGCACCAGGGCTCGGCGGCCTCACGCCCGTCGACCTCAAGGTCGGAGAGGAAAGCGAATTCGAAGCCGTTCTCGACCGGCTCGTCGAACTCGCCTACACCAGGGTCGACATGGTCGAGAAGCGCGGTGAGTTCGCCGTGCGCGGCGGCATACTCGACATCTTCGCGCCCACCGACGAGCACCCGCACCGGATCGAATTCTGGGGCGACGAGGTCAGCGAGATCCGCGCGTTCGCCGTGTCCGACCAGCGTTCCCTTCCCGGTGAGATCGCGGAGATCATCGCAACACCATGCAGGGAACTGCTGCTCACCGAGGACGTCAAGGCGAGGGCAGCGAAGCTGGCCGAGCAGCACGCCGCCGACGCGCACCTCGCGGAAATGCTCACCAAACTCTCCGACGGCATCCCGTGCGAGGGCATGGAAGCGCTCATCCCCGTGCTGTGCGAGGGAGAGCTCGAACTGCTCACCGACGCGATGCCCGAGGGCGCCCACGTCCTGCTCGCCGACCCCGAGAAGATCCGGTCGAGGGCTGCTGACCTGGTGCGGACGGGGCAGGAGTTCCTTGAGGCTTCGTGGCTGACGGCGGCAGGAGCCGACACTCCCGTCGCGGGGACCAAGGCCCCCATCGACCTCGGTGCCTCGGCCTACCGAGGACTGACCGAGGTGCGGACGCACGCGGGTGAGACGAACCGGCCATGGTGGACGCTCAGCCAGCTGACCAGCGAAGACGACGTCTACCACGTTTCCATCGACGCCGCGCCCGGCTACCGGGGCGAGATGGAGCGGGTCGGCACCGACCTCAGGGCGCACACGGCGGCTGGAGGAGCGGCAGTTGTCGTCGTCGCCGGAGCGGGAACAGCCAAGCGCGCCGTCGAACAGCTCTCCGCGAGCGACGTACCGGCGGTCCTCGCGGCCGACGGACTGACCGAAGCACCCAAACCCGGCGTCGTCACGGTCACCTGTGGTGGCATCAGTGACGGTTTCGTCGCGCCCGCCTCCGCTCTCGTCGTACTCAGCGAAGCCGACATCACCGGTCGCGGTGCCACCACGACGAGGTCGTCACACGATCTCAACACCAAGATGCCGTCGCGGCGGCGCAACGCGGTCGACCCGCTCGCGCTCAAATCCGGCGACTACGTCGTGCACGACCAGCACGGCATCGGCAAGTTCGTCGAGATGGTGCAGCGCACCGTCGGCGGAGCAACGCGCGAATACCTCTTGCTGGAGTACGCGCCGTCGAAGCGAGGACATCCGGGCGACCGGCTGTTCGTACCGACCGACCAGCTCGACGAGGTGTCGCGCTATGTCGGTGGTGAACTGCCGACCCTGAACAAGCTCGGCGGCTCCGACTGGAAGAACACGAAAGCCAAGGCGCGCAAGGCAGTCAAGGAGATCGCGGCAGAACTCGTTCAGCTATACGCGGCCAGGCAGGCCGCGCCCGGACACCCGTTCGGTCCCGACACCCCGTGGCAGCGGGAACTCGAAGACGCCTTCCCCTTCGTCGAGACTCCCGATCAGCTCGCCGCCATCGACGAGGTCAAGACCGACATGGAACGCGGCGTCCCTATGGACAGGGTCATCTGCGGCGACGTCGGATACGGCAAGACCGAGATCGCCGTTCGCGCCGCCTTCAAAGCCGTCCAGGACGGGATGCAGGTCGTCATCCTCGTTCCGACGACGCTGCTTGCCCAGCAACACCTGAACACGTTCTCCGAACGTATGCGGTCCTTCCCCGTGACCATCAAGGGAATGTCGCGGTTCACCGACGCGCACGAGGCCGAGCAGACGCTCGCCGGGCTCGCCGACGGTTCCGTCGACATCGTCATCGGCACCCACCGGTTGTTGCAGACCGGCGTGCGCTACAAGGATCTCGGGCTCGTCATCGTCGACGAGGAACAGCGATTCGGCGTGGAGCACAAGGAACACATCAAGGCACTGCGAACCCACGTCGACGTGCTGACGATGTCGGCGACCCCCATCCCGAGGACGCTTGAAATGAGCATGGCCGGGATCAGGGAGATGTCGACGATCCTGACGCCGCCCGAGGACAGGCACCCGATCCTCACCTACGTCGGTGGCTACGACGACAAGCAGGTCGGTGCCGCGATCCGGCGTGAACTGCTGCGCGAAGGACAGGTTTTCTACGTGCACAACCGCGTCTCCTCGATCGAGAAGGCGGCGAAACGGTTGCGAGAACTGGTGCCCGAGGCGAGGGTCGTCACCGCGCACGGGCAGATGAACGAACACCGGCTCGAACAGATCATCCAGGGCTTCTGGGAGAACGAATTCGACGTGCTCGTGTGCACGACCATCGTCGAGACAGGGCTGGACATCTCGAACGCCAACACGTTGATCGTCGAACGCGGTGACATGCTTGGACTCGCGCAGCTTCACCAGTTGCGCGGCAGGGTCGGGCGAGGCCGTGAACGGGGTTACGCGTACTTCCTCTATCCGCCGGAATCGCCGCTCACAGAGACCGCGCACGACCGGCTGGCGACCATCGCGCAGAACACCGAACTCGGCGCTGGCATGGCCGTGGCGATGAAGGACCTGGAAATTCGCGGTGCGGGCAACATCCTCGGCGCCGAGCAGTCGGGACACATCGCCGGCGTCGGATTCGACCTGTACGTGCGGTTGGTCGGCGAGGCCGTCGACGTCTTCCGCAAGCACGCGGGCGCGGGGCCTGCCGAGGAGGACGGCCCGCCGACCGAGGTCAGGGTCGACCTGCCCATCGACGCGCACATCCCGCACGACTACGTGCCTGGCGAGCGGCTGCGGCTTGAGGCGTATCGCAAGATCGCTGCGGCGCCGGACAAGGCTGGGCTCGATGCCGTACTCGACGAACTCGTCGACAGGTACGGGCAACCGCCGTCGCCGGTGCGAAGGCTGCTCGCCGTCGCGGCGTTCCGGCAGGCGTGCAGGGTGGCAGGCGTGACGGAGGTGACCGTGCAGGGCAACTCGATCAGGTTCGCGCCGATGCCGCTCGCCGACTCGCAGTTGGTGCGGTTGAAGCGGTTGTACCCCAAGGCGGTTTTCAAGGCGGTCACCAGCACGGTGTCGGTGCCGAAGCCGACGGAAGGGCCTGCCGGTGGCCGGATCGGTGCCCCGCCGCTTCGCGACGAGGCGCTGCTCGAATGGTGTGCGGCGTTGTTGACGGCGCTGACCAAGCAACCGGCCCCTGCCGGGGCCTAG
- a CDS encoding PQQ-dependent sugar dehydrogenase, producing MRVRKFGIAGLALLAGVAVACTNEPASAPASAESSDPAAETSRSSSVALRVDEVVTGLEHGWDIGFLPGDRILITERPARLKIADANGAVSDVAADLSDVHVRGEGGLMGLAVHPDFEGSREFTTCQTHQEGGRAVDVRLVTWELSEDGRAASKVRELLTGLPVNDSGRHSGCRPTFAADGALLVGTGDAAADPTIPQDRHSLGGKVLRIDPHTGEGLPDNPFADSSDANERRVYSFGHRNVQGVAVQPGTGTVFTTEHGPTGFDELNRIEPGANYGWDPSQGGTVDFYDEDVPMTDRERFPDAIPPLWTSGETSTEAPSGAAFLEGEQWGELNGRLAVMALRGQKVLLFQLDEQGTAVTDIALPDELNDAYGRLRGVRGGPDGALYVTTSDGPNDKLLRVTPS from the coding sequence ATGCGAGTGCGAAAGTTCGGGATCGCCGGGTTGGCCCTGCTCGCCGGTGTCGCGGTGGCCTGCACGAACGAGCCGGCCTCAGCCCCCGCCTCGGCGGAGTCGTCAGACCCGGCAGCGGAGACGAGCCGCTCCTCCTCGGTGGCTTTGCGGGTCGACGAAGTCGTGACCGGTCTCGAACACGGCTGGGATATCGGTTTTCTTCCCGGCGATCGGATATTGATCACCGAACGGCCCGCGCGACTCAAGATCGCCGACGCGAACGGCGCGGTGTCCGACGTGGCGGCCGACCTCTCCGACGTGCACGTACGTGGTGAGGGCGGGCTGATGGGCCTTGCCGTGCACCCCGACTTCGAGGGCTCGCGCGAGTTCACGACGTGCCAGACCCACCAGGAAGGTGGCCGCGCGGTCGACGTGCGGCTGGTCACCTGGGAGCTTTCCGAGGACGGGCGGGCGGCGAGCAAGGTGCGCGAACTGCTCACCGGGCTTCCCGTCAACGACAGCGGACGGCATTCCGGTTGCAGGCCGACCTTCGCGGCCGATGGAGCGCTGTTGGTCGGCACCGGTGACGCGGCTGCCGATCCGACCATTCCGCAGGACCGGCACAGCCTCGGCGGCAAGGTGCTTCGAATCGATCCGCACACGGGTGAGGGACTCCCCGACAACCCGTTCGCCGACTCCTCCGATGCCAACGAACGCAGGGTGTACAGCTTCGGGCACCGCAACGTCCAGGGTGTCGCCGTGCAACCGGGAACGGGGACGGTGTTCACGACGGAACACGGGCCGACCGGATTCGACGAACTGAACCGGATCGAACCCGGCGCCAACTACGGCTGGGATCCCTCACAGGGTGGAACGGTCGACTTCTACGACGAGGACGTCCCCATGACGGACAGGGAACGCTTCCCCGACGCCATTCCTCCACTGTGGACATCGGGGGAAACCTCGACGGAGGCGCCTTCCGGCGCGGCTTTCCTCGAAGGGGAGCAGTGGGGCGAACTGAACGGACGGCTCGCCGTCATGGCGCTGCGCGGCCAGAAGGTCCTGCTCTTCCAGTTGGACGAGCAGGGGACGGCGGTGACCGACATCGCGCTTCCCGACGAACTCAACGACGCGTACGGGCGATTGCGTGGCGTGCGCGGCGGTCCGGACGGCGCGTTGTACGTGACGACATCGGACGGCCCGAACGACAAGCTGCTGCGCGTAACCCCTAGTTGA
- a CDS encoding TetR/AcrR family transcriptional regulator: MTGTERRQQLLNVARELFAEKGFDGASIEEIAHRANVSKPVVYEHFGGKEGIYAVVVDRETQLLLDRMVSTLHGGHPRAMLEQAAVALLSYVEESRDGFRILVRDSPVASSTGTFSTLLNDIASQVEHILGKEFSARGYDEKLTALYAQALVGMVALTGQWWLDARKPKRDEVAAHLVNLAWNGLSHLEHKPKLRLN; encoded by the coding sequence ATGACGGGAACCGAGCGAAGGCAACAACTCCTCAACGTGGCGAGGGAGTTGTTCGCCGAAAAGGGTTTCGACGGAGCGTCGATCGAGGAGATCGCGCACCGGGCGAACGTGTCGAAACCGGTGGTCTACGAACACTTCGGCGGCAAGGAAGGCATCTACGCCGTCGTCGTCGACAGGGAAACCCAGCTTCTTCTCGACCGCATGGTGTCCACTTTGCACGGTGGGCATCCGAGGGCGATGCTCGAACAGGCCGCCGTCGCGTTGCTGAGCTACGTCGAGGAATCCCGCGACGGCTTCCGGATCCTGGTGAGGGATTCGCCGGTCGCCAGCTCCACCGGTACGTTCTCCACCCTGCTCAACGACATCGCGAGCCAGGTGGAGCACATCCTGGGCAAGGAGTTCTCCGCTCGCGGCTACGACGAGAAACTGACCGCGCTGTACGCGCAGGCGCTCGTCGGCATGGTCGCGCTCACCGGCCAGTGGTGGCTCGACGCCCGCAAGCCCAAGCGCGACGAGGTCGCGGCCCACCTCGTCAACCTGGCCTGGAACGGCCTTTCCCATCTGGAACACAAACCCAAGTTGCGACTCAACTAG
- a CDS encoding acyl-CoA desaturase, whose translation MTATLEEPPAPAAKGPKPILDGKRGPGVQFAVYFGVIAPLLALLVAVPFAWGWGLTWVDVALFVAFYAISGLGITVSFHRYFTHGSFKAKPWLRVAMAIAGSMAVQGPVITWVADHRRHHAFSDREGDPHSPWLFGTSPLAIAKGFWHAHMGWLFERDKSNVERFAPDLLKDKALVKVDQLFWLWTLLSLVLPGIIGGLVTWSLWGGVTAFFWAGLVRVCVLHHVTWSVNSICHMIGERPFGARDRSANFWPLAIFSFGESWHNLHHADPTSARHGVKRGQIDISARVIWLFEKFGWAYNVRWPTPTRLAKLSVEAK comes from the coding sequence ATGACGGCGACCCTTGAAGAACCCCCTGCGCCGGCAGCGAAAGGCCCGAAACCGATCCTCGACGGCAAGCGCGGTCCCGGCGTCCAGTTCGCGGTCTACTTCGGTGTAATCGCCCCGCTGCTGGCGCTGCTCGTCGCGGTGCCCTTCGCGTGGGGCTGGGGTCTGACCTGGGTTGATGTTGCCCTTTTTGTCGCTTTCTATGCGATCTCCGGGCTGGGGATCACGGTGTCGTTCCACCGCTACTTCACGCACGGCTCCTTCAAGGCGAAACCGTGGCTCCGGGTCGCCATGGCCATCGCGGGCAGTATGGCCGTGCAGGGGCCGGTCATCACCTGGGTTGCCGACCACCGCAGGCACCACGCCTTCTCGGACAGGGAGGGCGACCCGCACTCGCCGTGGCTGTTCGGCACATCGCCGCTCGCGATCGCCAAGGGCTTCTGGCACGCGCACATGGGCTGGCTGTTCGAGCGGGACAAGAGCAACGTCGAGCGGTTCGCGCCCGACCTGCTCAAGGACAAGGCGCTCGTGAAGGTCGACCAGTTGTTCTGGCTGTGGACCCTGCTCTCGCTCGTGCTTCCCGGCATCATCGGCGGGCTCGTCACCTGGTCGCTGTGGGGCGGCGTCACCGCGTTCTTCTGGGCGGGCCTCGTCAGGGTCTGCGTGCTGCACCACGTCACCTGGTCGGTCAACTCGATCTGCCACATGATCGGCGAGCGCCCCTTCGGTGCTCGTGACCGGTCAGCCAACTTCTGGCCGCTCGCGATCTTCTCGTTCGGAGAGTCGTGGCACAACCTGCATCACGCCGACCCGACCTCGGCGCGGCACGGCGTGAAGCGAGGACAGATCGACATCTCGGCGAGGGTCATCTGGCTGTTCGAGAAGTTCGGCTGGGCCTACAACGTGCGCTGGCCGACTCCGACCAGGCTCGCCAAGCTCTCCGTCGAAGCCAAGTAG
- a CDS encoding GGDEF domain-containing protein — translation MSDAWLLGRARELIAAVQRSDHAEQLKVIDTLDGLLEETQRRGEPILVAQLLRASALARLVTRGMVDEAEQLLDEMLAHTKRHGLALLRANAHALRGRLLVLSLQEDAALTEIARALAILDDAPDPDIQLGRRAWDRLLSSALNDCWIVLNQLGVYEAAEEVIARAHQAIRDSAGPHEITLQLMNRVKMLLGWGLRLERVGRYDDAAEKFRTAASMAIAVEAPFAESLFPRAAGTPAVDQVGVLAAALAFAAPSTAHIDRLRSLHGAQGYPHENILVSIALARCLDGEDREEDAVDVLLNVLHTQSEDNSQPSMRLNLVRELARLADGARGRETMATASVVDAEPPAERKPASPLADYAATLEAELWSLRESQIATLNTRREHERLSAEHGAVTQQALQDPLTGLPNRRALDERLRTLAATAMAQPLAVALVDLDGFKDVNDQHSHAEGDDVLRVVASTLRDALRGDDIVARYGGDEFIVLLPGAPLSAATQALNRSVKSVASLPHHLSHGVTLSIGLVSLRAQERAEEVLSRADAAMYQAKRGGGNRIATCPPPVGEQGEGVEIGAEQGESAVSDPTFEPEEPT, via the coding sequence ATGTCCGACGCCTGGTTGTTGGGTCGCGCTCGCGAGCTCATCGCGGCGGTCCAGCGTTCCGATCACGCCGAACAGCTCAAGGTCATCGACACCCTCGACGGCCTGCTTGAGGAAACCCAGCGAAGAGGCGAGCCGATACTCGTGGCTCAGCTCCTTCGCGCCTCCGCGCTCGCGAGGCTCGTCACGAGGGGAATGGTCGACGAAGCCGAGCAGCTTCTCGACGAAATGCTCGCCCACACCAAACGGCACGGGCTCGCCCTGCTCAGGGCCAACGCGCACGCGCTGAGAGGCCGCCTGCTCGTCCTTTCCCTCCAGGAAGACGCCGCGCTGACCGAGATCGCCAGAGCGCTCGCCATCCTCGACGACGCTCCCGACCCGGACATCCAGCTCGGCAGGCGCGCGTGGGACCGGTTGCTCTCCTCGGCGCTCAACGACTGCTGGATCGTGCTGAACCAGCTCGGCGTCTACGAGGCGGCGGAAGAGGTCATCGCGAGGGCTCACCAGGCCATCAGGGACAGCGCGGGTCCTCACGAGATCACCTTGCAGCTCATGAACAGGGTGAAAATGCTGCTCGGCTGGGGTCTGCGGCTCGAACGCGTCGGCCGCTACGACGACGCGGCCGAGAAGTTCCGCACGGCGGCCTCGATGGCCATCGCGGTCGAGGCCCCTTTCGCCGAATCGCTGTTCCCGCGCGCGGCCGGCACGCCCGCCGTCGACCAGGTCGGCGTTCTCGCCGCCGCGCTCGCCTTCGCCGCGCCGAGTACGGCGCACATCGACCGGCTCCGCTCGCTGCACGGGGCTCAGGGCTACCCGCACGAGAACATCCTCGTCTCCATCGCGCTGGCTCGCTGCCTCGACGGCGAGGACCGCGAGGAGGACGCGGTCGACGTACTGCTCAACGTCCTGCACACCCAGTCGGAGGACAACTCGCAGCCCTCGATGCGGCTCAACCTCGTCAGAGAGCTGGCGAGGCTCGCCGACGGCGCGAGGGGCCGCGAGACCATGGCCACGGCGAGCGTCGTCGACGCGGAGCCTCCGGCGGAGAGAAAACCGGCGAGCCCGCTCGCCGACTACGCGGCGACGCTGGAAGCCGAACTGTGGTCACTCAGGGAGTCCCAGATCGCCACCCTGAACACCCGGCGTGAGCACGAGCGGCTTTCCGCGGAGCACGGCGCCGTCACCCAACAGGCGCTACAGGACCCGCTGACCGGTCTGCCCAACCGGAGGGCACTCGACGAACGGCTCCGCACGCTTGCCGCGACGGCGATGGCCCAGCCGCTCGCCGTCGCCCTTGTCGACCTCGACGGCTTCAAGGACGTCAACGACCAGCACTCGCACGCGGAGGGTGACGACGTACTCAGGGTCGTTGCGAGCACGCTGAGGGACGCGCTTCGCGGCGACGACATCGTCGCCCGCTACGGGGGCGACGAGTTCATCGTGTTGCTGCCGGGTGCCCCGCTTTCGGCGGCGACCCAGGCGCTGAACCGGTCCGTGAAATCCGTCGCCTCGCTTCCCCATCACCTCTCACACGGTGTGACGCTGTCGATCGGCCTCGTGTCCCTGCGCGCGCAGGAAAGGGCAGAGGAAGTGCTTTCCCGCGCCGACGCGGCCATGTACCAGGCCAAGCGGGGCGGCGGAAATCGCATCGCCACCTGTCCCCCTCCGGTCGGCGAGCAGGGCGAGGGCGTCGAGATCGGCGCCGAGCAGGGAGAATCCGCGGTAAGCGACCCCACGTTCGAACCGGAGGAGCCGACGTAG